In Dehalococcoidia bacterium, the sequence GAGGACGTCCTCCGCGTCGATGAGGCGGCCGTTTGTGGGGGCGCGAGCGTCCCATTTGAGGTCGCGCTTCAGCTTCAGGGTGAGCTGGAGCTTGTCGCCGCTGATCTCGAAAGAGTCCGCGAGGTCACCCTCGGACTCGCCCGATGGCTGCTCCGGATACTTTGCCGCCTTGAATTTGAGCAGACGCGGATAAGCGAGGGTCGCCACGGACAGGGTCTGTGCGTTGTTCGTCGAGAGTACGTCGAAGCCCGTGGGCACGTCGGCCGTACGGACGGTCTTCAGGGTGCCGCCGGTCTTTGCCTTGGCGGTCTCGTCCTGCGGCCGCTGAATGAGGCCGCTCTGCTCGCCCAGCTTCGCGCCTCCGTCCCCTCCTCCGCCGCAGCCCACCATCGATAGGGCAGCGACGCCTGTTCCGGCCGCCGCTGCTGTGGCGATGGCCCTCCGCCTCGAAAGTCGAGAGGAGGTGATCCGCTCCCAGTAACCTGCCATCTGTTGCTCCTTTGAAGTGCAGGTGGACTTTGAAGATTCCCAAAGGTGTACTTTCCTGGCCTTACCTGTCAAGCGCTCAGGCTCAGAGTGGGCGCCGGCGGGGTCGGCACGGTCTATAATTCCGCGCTGTAAAGTCTGCGAGTCGGGGGCTGCCGGTGAGTGAACGGGGCGAGACCGCTTCTTCGAGAGAGCGCCGGCGCCAGGTCCTGCGCGCCGTATCGGAACTCATTGCCCGCCACGGCATCGATGGGATGTCGATGCGGCAGGTGGCGGAAGCGGCGGGCATGAGCACCGGGACGATCAACTACCATTTCAAGAACAAGCGCGGCCTGATCATGGCGGCGATGGACCACGTGTACTCGGTGCCGCAGGACTGGTCGCCATACGCGGACCTGCCGCCGCTGGAGCAGTTGCGAGTGCGCGCCGGGATCTTCATCCTCCGTTCGGAAGCCCGGCAGCGCTGGGGCCGGTTCTGGCTCGAGTACGCCGCCCAGGCCGGGCGCGACACTGAACTGCTGGAGAGCCACAAGGCGCGCCACCAGCGACGGCGGGAGGTCTTCGCCCAGACGATCGCCCTGGGACAGAAGGCGGGAGAGGTCCGGCGGGACATCGACCCCTTCGGCGCGGCGGAGGCCCTGCTGGCGCTGATCGACGGGGTCACCACGCAGCAGATCGCCTTCGGGCTCTCTCCCGAGCGCGCCGAGGAGATCCTCTCCGGCTTCATCCGCCATCTCGGCGCGCACTCCGCGTACCCGTTCGACTAACTAACGCGACTCCCGTTGACATCGCCCGAAGCCGGTGCTACGTTTCCGCCAACCCAGAATCGCACGTGCGTGCGAGCCAATGATTGACGCGACGAAGCTTCTCCAGCCCCCTCCCGCCTCCAGGAGGCCGCCCGCATGGCAGGCCCTCCCGAAGCTGGACACCAGCTAATCTCCGGTCCCCGCAGCCTGCACCACTCGTAGACCACAGGTGAAGGGAGCAGCCCCATGTCCTCATCGAATTACTGGGTTCGGATCCGGGACCAGAGGATACCCCGCCGTAGTGCTCTCGCCGGGGCGTCGACCGTAGGGCTTGGCGCCGCTGCCCTGGCGTTGGCCGGCTGCGGCGGCGGCGGAGAGGGGGGCGCGGGGTCCAAAGCGTCCGATTCGAGGCTCGGCAAGCCTGAGGACACCACTCGCCAGGCCGTACAGGGCGGCACCTTCCAGGACTACATCACGACCGAGGTCCAGACGTTCGACCTGGCGCGCACCAGCAACTTCACTGCCTTCAACACGGTTGGGTGGCGCATATACGGCCGACTGCTGCGCTACAACTCCGGTCCGTTAGGGGAGGCGATTACCTCGAAGATCGAGGGGGACCTCGCGGAGTCCTTCGAGGTCACGCAGGACGGCCTCACCTGGACCTTCAAGTTGCGGCCCAACGTGAAAATGCAGCCAGTGGCGCCGCTGAACGGCCGTCCGCTGGACATCGAGGACGTGAGGCTGAGCTGGGAGCGCTTCATCGAGGGCAGCCCCCGCCGCGTCCGGTTCGACATGGTGGACAGCGTCTCCTTCCCGGACGCCCGCACCATGGTCTTCAAGAACAAGTTCCCTTATGCGCCTTTCGGGCCCCTGATCGCGGACACAAGCTCTTTCTGGATCATGCCCAAGGAAGTGGCGAAGGGCGAGGTGGACTACCGCCCCGTTGGCGCCGGCACCGGGCCTTTCATCCTCGAGAACTACCAGCGCGGCGCCTTCCTGCGTTGGAAGCGAAACCCGAACTACTTCGACGCCCCGCGGCCGTACGTCGAGACGGTGGAGATGCCGATCATCACGGAATACGCCCAGCGGGCAGCGCAGTTCCGCGCGAAGAACATCGACGTCTTTACGCCGCTGGAGCCGGACGTCCTGAGCATGTTCAACGACCTGCCAGACGCCACCGCCTGGCAGGGCGACTTCACGCTTTCGCAGAACTACGTGCTGTTCCCGCGCAACAGCGCCCCCTTCGGTGGCCAGCACGGCCAGCCAGGCGGCGACGTGCGCCTGCGGCGCGCCCTCTCCATGGCCTTCGACCGCGACACCTTCATCGACGTCTTCCGAAACGTTACGCCCATCCGCAACGCCGGGTTCAGCGTCGACGTGAAGTGGGACAACCTGCTGTCGCCCGGGTGGACTTTCTACCTCGACCCGCAGGACTCGAAAGAGATGGGATACCCGGAGAAGGCGCCAGGCAAGTGGTACAAATACGACGTCGCCGAAGCCAAGAAGCTGCTCGCCGCGGCTGGCTTCCCCAACGGCATCGACTCCGAGATCCACTACTCGACCATCTGGACGGGCGACTTCACGCGCCGGATGGAGGTCACGCGCGACATGTGGAGGGAGGCCGGCTTCCGGTTCGACAAGCTCGTGGGGCACGAGTTTCAGACGGACTACCTGCCCAACGTGATCACGAAGGGCGACTTCAATGGCGTGCGCCTCGGCCCGTTTACGGAGTACACGGAGGAGGATCAGTACTGGGTGTCCGCCTTCAGGCCGGGCACGGACCGCAACCCCGCGGGCTGGGACGACCCCAAAGTCCTGGACCTGATCGACAAGCAGCGGCGCGAGTTCGACGTCGAGAAACGCAAGCGCCTCAACTGGGACCTGCAGGTCTACCTCTCGGACAACATGTACAACATCCCCTGGGGCGGCCAGGCGACGAGCGGCTTCACGTTTACGCAGCCCTGGGTGAAAAACTACCGGGTGTACCGCCAGGTCCCGAACTCGGCGACCTACCTGTGGCTGGACCATACGAAGAGGTCGTAGCAGCTTCCGCTGGTTCCCTGAAGACAGACAACGGAGGCCGGCATGGCGCCGGCCTCCGTTGCTGCAACGGCGCAGGCGCTAGCCGGACTCCTGTCCCCAGAGCAGGTACGCGGTCGACAGGAGCAACGAGAGGGTGAGCACGACGGCCGAGGCGACGCACCAGGCGCAGATCGCGTGCAGTATCTCGAGCTCGACGTACGTAAGGTAGCCGGCATAGCCCGCGCCGGCGAGCGCCATGCCCCAGTAGGCTACCGGCCAGATGTCGCTCGCGGGGCGCGCCGCCCAGGCGAGCGCTGTCGTCAGAAGGCCGGTGTACGCGAGCAGGCCGAGCACGGATACGGGGATGCCGGCCACGGCGGCATACTCGCTGGAGTTGACGTAATCACATTGGCCGCCGAGGCCGCCGCACTCGATCGGCTTCTCGGCGTAGTGGGTCATCGTAAGGTAGCCCGAGATGCCGAGGCCGACCACGGCGAGGACGGCGAGGATGACGGGCACGAGGCGCGCCAGCGGCTGCGCCTCGGCCGGCGCTTGCTCCCGGACTCCAACCCGCATGGCCTCAGAGCGGGGACCTGCCGTCATTGGCCCGCCAGCGCCTTATCGATGGCGGTCTTGAAGACGGAGTAGGGCTGGGCGCCGGAGATCTTTGTGCCGTTGACGAAGAACACCGGCGTGCTGTCGATGCCAAGCTGCCTGCCGGCGCGCGTCTCCGCCTCAATCGCGGACCTGTACTTGCCACTCTCGAGACAAGAGTCGAACATCGCCCGGTCTAGGCCCACGCGGTCGGCCATCTGCTTCAGGCGGTTAGTGCTGAAAGCGCCGCGGTTTTCGCCCTGCTGGTTGGCGAAGAGGATATCGTGGTACTCCCAGAACTTGCCCTGGTCGTTGGCGCACTCCGATGCTTCCGCCGCGACGATTGACTCATTCCCCAGGAAGGCAAAGTGGCGGTACTCCACCTTTACCTGGCCGGCCTTCACGTAGTTCTCGATCACCTGCGCCAGGGCCGTGTCATTCGCCTGCCGACAGAAGGGACACTGGAAGTCCTCCCAGGCGACGACGGTCACGGGCGCCGTCGGCGACCCCAGCGTGCGGCCGTCCCGGTTGATTTCCGCCGGGATGGTGGAACTGCCGCCGCCGCTGCGGCTCACGGCGCCGATGATGACCAGCGCGACGACCGCGGCGAACGCGAGCCCTCCAGCCAGTACCATCAGCCTGCGCCGGCGCTGCCTCGCCTGTCGTGCGGCGCGGGCCTGCTCTTTCGCCCGCCGCGTCGGCGACTTGGCCCTCACTGCTCTGGCCATTGACATCACTCCCACCCAGCTTAGTGGCCGGCTGTTGTCCGCGTGTTAAGGCGCCGTTAGGCGTCGGTGAACGCGCGGACAGCATCCGCCACCATCCAGCGTAGGGAGGCGGGCGCCGGGCGGCGAGGGCCAGGCGGTATACGAGAGATCGGTGCAAACGGCACTGGCGGCACCCGCGCCTGAACTGGCAGCGCTGTTCCGTGGCCTAAGCTGGCTCTGTCTCCAGATCTACCCACTTGCGGAAGTTGCCTTCGCGCGTCATGCGGCCGACGCCCGGGAAGGGAGCGTGGACGCTGATGATCACCTGCCCCTGCTCGATGGCCCGCTCGACGATGGCCTTCTTGGTCTCCATCGAGACCAGCGGCAGTATGTCGAAGGACGATACCCAGGCCGTACGCTCGAGCTGGACGACCGCCTGGGCCATGTCGCCGATGTAGACGGCCGTCTCGCCTCGCGATGACAGGACCACCGAGGCGTGGCCCTCCGAGTGCCCGGGCGTCGGCACGATGGTGATTTCGTCCGTCACCCTGTGTTCGCCATCGATCAGGTGGAGGTGGTCGCTGTCCCTGAGCGGCGCCAGGTTCTCGGCGAGGTACGTGGCCCGCGTGCGCTCGTTCGGGTTGAGTGCCGCCTCCCACTCGGCGCGGGTGATCAGGTACTCGGCGTTGGGGAAGGTAAGGCTGAGGTTGCCGTCGAGATAGCGCGTGTTCCACCCGCAATGGTCGAAGTGGAGGTGGGTGTTTATGACGATGTCGACTTCCTCGGGGCGGATCCCGAGCTTCGCCAGGTCGGCGAGCAGGTTGCCTTGGTCCGCGGGCGTGGCGTTATCGCGGCCGGTGCGGGGTTTGTCGCCGACACCCGTCTCGATGAGCACCAGCTTGCCCTGGGACCGCAGCACCACGCTATTCAGGGCCAGCGACATGCGGTGGCGCTCGTCCAGCTGTCCGGCGTAGCCCTCCCACATGATGCGCGGGACGATGCCGAAGACGGCCCCGGCGTCCTGGAAGAAGGTGCCGTCCGAGATTATCGCGAGGTCCAGCGCGCCGAGTCGGTACTTCGCCGGCATGGCGTCGCATAGCCTAGCGGCTCCGGCGCTGCGGTCAAAGGGTCACTGTGCGCGCGCGAGGTCCTACGTCGGGCTGCCCTGGAGGCCCTGCTCGCTACGCAGCCAGTAGATCTCGTTCCGGTGGCCGAACAGGTGAGTCATTACGTGGTTGCCGATGATCTGGCCCAGCGGCTCCTCCGCCCTGCGCCAGGGGTGCATTTTGTCGAGGTCCGCCTCCGTGAGGCCCGCCAGGTAGGCGTCGACATCCGCCCACACCGCGCCCGCGTAGTCCAGGAACAGAGGCAGGTCCCGGATCTCGATCTCGCGCGCCTGCTCCAGCGTGTGGCCCGTGCCCTGGCCGCGCTCCGGCAGGCCAAGCTTCGCGGCCCAGCCACCCTCGGCCCATAGCTCCGGCTTCCTCTGCACCATGAGCCTCAGGATCACGTCCTCGCTCCGCACCATGTGCCACAGCACCCAGGCGATGCTGTAGTGCCCCTCCGGCCTGAAGTTCAGCTGCTCCGGCGTGAGTTCTCTCACGGCGTCCACCGTCGTGTTGTGCAGGCGCTGGAAGCTGCTGCGGAAGAAGTCGATCGTGTTCATGTGGGAGTCCGCGCTAATCCGCGGCCACTGTCCGGAACTTGGGCACCGCCACCTCCTCCGACAGATCCTCGAAGACGGCCTCGACGCGCGCGCCGACGCGGATGTCGCTGTTCGCAACCCCGACGAGGTTGGAGATGATGCGCGGCCCTTCGTCCAGCTCCACCAGCGCGACGTTATAGGGCACCTCGTCCTTGAAGGAGGGGTGCAGCACCTGGTGCATGACCACGAAGCTGTAGACTACCCCCCGGCCTGAAGCCTCTGCCCACTCCAGCGCCTCACTGGTGCAGGCGTCGCAGGCCTCGCGCTGGGGCGCCAGGTTGCGGCCGCAGTTGCTGCAGCGCTTGATCAGGAGCCGGCCCTCCTTCGCCGCGCGGAAGAACTCCGCGCTGCGTTCGTCAGGGGTCGGGATCGGGCGGTTAGTGGTAGTGGTCATGTCGTCTCCTCAGTACGGAGGGAGTGCAGCGTACAGAGTGCAGTAGTGCAGAGATCGAGCTGGCTATGCGGTGGACCCTGCACCATGCACTCTGCACCCTGCACTCTCCTGCTCAGGCCGGCCTCGGGCTAAGGATGATCGACGCGTGGTAGTCGAGTATCCCGCCGTTGCCGGTGACCAGAACAAGGTCGTTCTTCGCCACCTGGCGCTGGCCGCCCCCTCCTCGCGCCTGGATGACGCCTTCGGACATGGGTGTCATGCCCCACATGTAGAAGGCGCTAAGTTCGCCGCCGCCGGTGTTCGTTGGCAGGCTGCCGCCGGGGCCGAGCTTGCCGTCCTCAACGAAGGCGCCGCCTTCTCCCTTGGCGCAGAAGCCGTAGTCTTCGAGCGTCACGAGCACGGTGTAGGTGTAGCAGTCGTAAAGTTCGCAGATGTCTATGTCCTTCGCCGTGATGCCCAGTTGTCCGTACAGGGTCTCGCGCGCGATCACCGCTCCCGTCGACACTTCGTGCGGGTCGCCGGCGCTGCGGGAGTCGCCCGGGTGGCCCTGGGCCATCGCCAGCACGTACGCGGGCGAAGCCTTCGCGTCCGCCGCTCGCTCGACGGAGGTCACGATGACGGCGACGGCGCCGTTCGACACGAGGCAGCAGTCGAGCAGGTGCAGCGGCTCGACGATGAAGCGCGAGGCCTGGTGGTCCTCGATCGTGATCGGCGTGCGCATCTGCGCGCGGTCATTCATGACCGCCCAGTCGCGCTCCGCGACCGCTATCGCCCCGAACTGCTCGCTCGTCGTGCCGAACTCGGCCATGTGCCGCCGCGCCGCCATGGCGTATCCGATGTTTACACCGAAGTAACCATAGTGGGCGTTGAGGCCCGCCCAGCCCGGCGGCCCTGCCGGCCTTCCGTTCCCGCTGGCCGCGGCCGCCCGTGCGGCGCCACCGTAGGCAGCGCCCGAAGAAGCGCCCGGGGCCGCCAGCGGCGTGTCCGCGAACACGCAGGCCACGTAGTTCGCCATGCCGTTCTGCACCGCCATCGAGGCGTACTGCACCATCTGGCAGGCCGTAGACCCGGCCGCGTTCATGTGGTTCAGGAGCCGCAGCCCCTTGAAGCCGCCCGCGTTCTGTAGGCCCAGCCCGATGCTGTTGCTGATCCCGGCGTTGATCAGGAGGCCGTCCAGGTCGTCCTTCTTGAGCCCTGCGTCCTCGAGGGCGAGGTTGATCGCCTCGATCGCGAGGCTTGTCCCCGAGCGCCCGAAGACCTTCCCCATCTCTGTAATCCCGAGACCTACAATCGCGGCCTTTGCCTGCGCCATGCGGATGCTCCTGCGGCTGGAGTTGCGGGCTTACGGATTCTACAGCGGCGCGGGTGCTTCGAAAATCGCCGCGATGAGCTTATAGCAGTCACCGTTGAAGGGCTCGCCCAGCGAGACCGTGACCAGCAGCCGCCTTTCGTCCAGCCCCAATTCCCGGGGCCGGTACTCTCCCTCCCGCCTGCCCGCGATCTCGAGCTCCCAGACGGGGTCGGTGACCGAGAGGTAGTACCCGGAGCCGCCGTGGCGGAAACGGAGCCTGGCCTGAGGGTTGCCGGAGTAGCTCCGTGTGGACACGAAGACGGCTTCTCGCGGACGTACCAGGGCCAGGGATGCCTCCAGGGGACTCGCCGCCGCCGCGCTGTACGGGATGCGGTCGCCCGTGGTGCCGAGGATCAGTGGACGGGCGTCGATAGCCGCCGCCAAAAGGCCTGCGACCGTTTCGGCCCGGCGCGCGACACGCTGCCATGGCCGGGCGGAGACCACGTGGTTTTCCGGCTGGTGGGGCTCGGGCCTCGCCCGGTGAAGCCAGATACGGAGCACGTCCAGCACTCGCGGCTCGGAGCCATCGGGAAGGCGGTAGTGCCTGGGGAACAGGGTGCCGTCGTCCTGGGGCGACACCGGCCGCAGCCAGCGCCCGCTCTCGAGGTCGAGCCCGGCGACGCACCGGCCGCCGTGCTTCTTGGAGAAAGCCAGGCACAGCAGGTCGACGCTGTCCGCCCGGGGCCGCCTCGTCCGCCCGCTTCGGTGCCCGGACTACCTCCGAAAAGCCGCCGGAGGAATGACACTGCTAGAGGTGCTCGATGCTCACGTCACGCCATTGGGCCTGAAGGTACTCCGCCGCCAGCCGCCTGTGACACCTGTCTGCCTTGGGCTCACTGCAGAGCAGCGCGATCCTACGGGCGAAGTCCGACGGACGCAACTCCTTCGCGACCGCGCGTTCTACGAGAAGGTCCTGGTAGCGCCGGGCGTAGGTTTCCCACTCGATCTCCTTCGAGCGATAAGCCTTGAGCAGGTCCTCCGCCGGCGCCAGCAGCAGTTCATGCCGGTAGCCGATGCCGGCGATGGAGGCCAGCAGATAGGGGAGGTCGGACTTCTTGGTGAAGCCGGTCAGCTGGGAGACGTTGTTCAGCCGGACGTCGACGAGTTGCTCGACCCGGGCGCGCTTCAGTGACTCGAAGAACTGCTCGGCCGTCTTGCCGGCAAAACCGATCGTGAAGATCTCCACAGGCTCTCCTCGCCGTCGTCGAAGAAGCCGCGCTGCGCCAGACTGGAGACCTTCTGTGCGCCCGCGATCTCCGCTTCGTCCTGGACGCGGCCGTCGCCGCGGATATGGTGGATGGCATACCCGTCGCCGGCAAGGACGCGGCCGATCAGCAGCCTGCGGTGGCAGTCAGTCGGGTCCTCTTCCGAGCACATGATCGCGACGCGCTCGTGCTGCTCCACGAGCAGCTTCAAGCGCGACAAGCCCAGCGCGAAGAACTCGCTCTGTGCCACCTTGTAGTACAGGACGTGCCCGTGGACGTCGTAGTATTCGTGCCCCCCGGGCCGGCCACCGAGCGTGTCGCCGGCGAAGACGTAGGCGATGCCGGCATGCTCGAGCCGCTGGGCCAGGGCAGCGTGGTTGAACTGGGGCGCGAACTGCGAGTAGGGCTGTGAGCGCACGTCTATCAGGGCGCTGATGCGGCTCAACGCCAGCAGCCTCAGGAAGCGGTCCAGGCTCTGGTTCGAATGCCCGATGGTGTAGACAACCGCCGAGGCCGAGCGCGCGCACATGTTCGAACAAATATTCGCGCCGCCCGTCCGCCTTGTCAACACGGGGTCGGGCGAAGGGTGAGCGTCTGTTAGAATCCGCACAGACTCACTTGGACGGGCTCTTCTACCTGGACCTCCACTCCCACTCGACCGATGCCTCCGACGACGCCGGCGGCACGGTAGAGGGCTACCTCAAGTGGCTGGCGGGCCGGCGGAAACGCGGCTACCAGGTGGATGGCTTCGTGCTCACGGAGCACCGCGGCTTCGACCCTGACGTCTCCTACGACGACCTGGCCCGGCAGTACGGCCTTGTCGTCCTCAAGGGCGCCGAGCTCGAGACCGACATCGGCCACGTCCTCGTTTACGGCATCACCGAGCGCCTGCAGCGCGAATTCGACTTCTCGCGCGTCGACCTGCCCTCGGCGGACCTCTTCGCCGCCGTGCGAGAGTACGGCGGCTACGCGGTCGGAGCCCATGCCGGCCGGCCGCGCATCGGCCTCTGGGACCACGCCGAGGCCGGCTCCCACCTCGCCCATGTCGAGGCGATCGAGACGCTGAACGGCGGCAGCAGCGGAGAGGAGAACGGGCGCGCCGAAGGCCTGGCGGAACGTTACGGCCTCAAGCGCGTCGGCGGCTCCGACGCCCATTACGTCAGCTCCATAGGCCGCTGCCTTACGGTGTTTCACAGGCCCATCCGCCGCATCGAAGACCTGGTGGAAGAACTGCAGCACGGGCACTACTTCCCGATGCGCATCGAGGACACATTGAGGGGGGTGGAATAGGCATGGCTCTGCCGGCTCAGGACGAGGAGCTGAGCTACGACGAAAGCGTCGTAGGTGTCGAGGTCGAGACCGGGCGTTTCGAGGTGACGAAGGAGCACATCCTCTCCTTCTGCGAGGCCATTGGTGACACGAACCCGCTGTTTACGGACGAGGAGGCCGCCAGGACAGGTCCCTACGGCGGACTCATCGCTCCCCCGGCCTTCTACACCTCCATCCGCACCGGCGGCGGCCTCGACCCGAAGCTGCGCTACGGTAACCTGACCCTGAACGCCGGCCAGCACTGGGAGTACCACGCCCCGATCCGTCCCGGAGATACGATTACAGCCCGGACGAAGGTGCATGACATCTACGAGAAGACCGGCCGCACCGGCCGCATGGTCTTCCTCGTGCGCCGCACGACCTACACCAACCAGCGCGGCGAGGTCGTGGCGGTGTCCGACGCCTCCCTGGTGCACCGGAAGGTGGAGCAGCAGCAATGAGAGAGCAGGTCTACGGCGAAGACATCGAGCCCGGCGACGAGATTGGCCCCCTGCTCAAGCATCCGGACCTCGCCCAGGTCCAAAAGTACCTAGCCGCCGGCCGCATGGGTGACGGCAGCGGCATGTCGAGTCGCTTCACGAGCGATGAGGCCGCCCGCAGGGAGGGCCTCGCCGGCCCGATAATCCCGGGGCCAATGAGCCAGGCGTTCCTGTCGCAGCTCCTCACGGACTGGTGCGGCCCAGAGGGCTGGGTCCAGAGCCTCGAGGTCAACTTCCGCCGCTCGACCCGGCACGGCGAACCTCTGAAGTGCATTGGGCTCATTACGGACAAGCAGGACCAGGGGGACAGGACCCTCGTCCGCCTGGACGTGTTCATCGAGGACCCTCGCGGCGACCGGCCGACGCAGGGCGTGGCCGAAGTCCTGATCCCGGCGCGCAGGCCCTGATAGCGCCCCAAGAAGGAGCCCCATGTTCGAGACCATCCTCGTGCCGCTGGACGGATCTGACCTGGCCGAGGAGGCCATCGACCCGGCTGGCGAGCTTGCCAGGTGCTTCGGTTCGCGCATCGTGCTCGTGCAGGCGGTCGACTCGCTCGCCATGCGCATGTCTCAGCCTCCTGCGATCATCGAGGCGCCTGCCGCCGCCGCCGCGAGCGTCGACGTGTTCCAGTCAGCGCTGGAGGCAGAGAAGGAGGGCGCCCACCGCTACCTTGCGGAGGTGCGGGACCGCCTCGCCGCCGGTGGAGGAAGAGTGGAGGCGTTCGTAGGCGAAGGGCCGGCAACGGACGTCATCCTCAGTGTCGCCCGGGAGCAGGGCGCAGGCGTCATCGTGATGTCGACCCATGGACGTGGCGGCCTGGGGCGGCTGGTCTTCGGCAGCGTCGCCGATGGCATCCTGCGCCGCTCGGAGACTCCCGTGCTCCTCATCCGGTCCCGGGAGCGGCCGAAGACCTAGGACAAGGCTGCCCGTGACAGTCTGCGGAGCCGTGATTCTAGGCTGCTTCGCTGCCGCCCGCCTTCAGCGACCGGATCATCCCTAACGTCTCGTCCAGCCTCTTCAAGAGGTCCCCAACCGCGCCCGCGGTGGCGTCTGCTCCGCCCTGGGGTCCGCTGTTGGGGGCTGCCGCCGGACCGCGTGTTGCCGCCGGAGTGGACAGCCAGACGCCCGGTTGCTCCTCCTCCGGCGCTTCCGCCCCCAGCCATTTGCCGGCGAGGGCGCCGACGAGCGCCTCTTCTTCGTCCTCCCCCTCACCCTTGCGCAGCAATTCGGGGGCGGGCAGGTCCGGGGCTTCTGCCCCGTCGATCTGGAGCCGCGTGGGGCTCCGTTCTGCGAGCCGCAGTGCGACCTCCGCCCGGCGCAGCAGGTCCTCGACTGTCGTGGCACAGTGGGGGAAGAAGGTCACGCCGAAGTGCAGTGGCAGCGGTCCGCCGGGCTCGCCCTCGGGTGGGTTGGCCTTCTTGGCTG encodes:
- a CDS encoding MaoC family dehydratase N-terminal domain-containing protein, coding for MALPAQDEELSYDESVVGVEVETGRFEVTKEHILSFCEAIGDTNPLFTDEEAARTGPYGGLIAPPAFYTSIRTGGGLDPKLRYGNLTLNAGQHWEYHAPIRPGDTITARTKVHDIYEKTGRTGRMVFLVRRTTYTNQRGEVVAVSDASLVHRKVEQQQ
- a CDS encoding dehydratase, which translates into the protein MREQVYGEDIEPGDEIGPLLKHPDLAQVQKYLAAGRMGDGSGMSSRFTSDEAARREGLAGPIIPGPMSQAFLSQLLTDWCGPEGWVQSLEVNFRRSTRHGEPLKCIGLITDKQDQGDRTLVRLDVFIEDPRGDRPTQGVAEVLIPARRP
- a CDS encoding universal stress protein, with the translated sequence MFETILVPLDGSDLAEEAIDPAGELARCFGSRIVLVQAVDSLAMRMSQPPAIIEAPAAAAASVDVFQSALEAEKEGAHRYLAEVRDRLAAGGGRVEAFVGEGPATDVILSVAREQGAGVIVMSTHGRGGLGRLVFGSVADGILRRSETPVLLIRSRERPKT